AGAAACTAATCCAGTCATAAGAATAGTCTTTGGACAAAGCAAAGTCAGAAGCCTTTCTACGggggatgttttcaagtgagtttgtagaaggtcttacttccaacgaccataacccctttattatttgggaatttgggaaaacctccttgatgaaagttgtagccctctaaaatagatttccaacggtatattatgggtcttgaacagagctatgtacaagaagttatgcctattttaccgaacactgtgcagaaccgacacatgTCGCTTgtgggggcgcgtgcgatggaCCCGCGTCGCGGGCCGATCGCACAAAAACACTCTCTCTGAATATCGACCTGCAGGGGGTCGTGAGATGCACGTGCGTCGCGGACCCAACGCATAAGAagtcgggtttcgggtcaaaagtcgggtttacgcgttttaagttatatttaagatttggggtttatttccccaacaccacattcacgaaaaatcaccctaaattcatagagaacaagtcccaaacctcaagaaacttccaaggtaagttttatcattattctaggttgaattcaagtccctaatccctttctaacttgagtaaacccttccaacgcaattcaaatatatatactctaataatctaagcaagaaatcattgttcctaaactagggttttcaagaaaacctatcccaaggttcaagaattcaagactttggaaatcttcttcaaagcttaagtctttaattcaagttttggagcgactaaggtatgtagagttactatctacgtgtggaaacatcattgttcttccccacgcctcataatccataaattatgattctctgcgaaaactagggtttctataccatgctcatgataaccttagatccatgtccatgattatattatgtataaattgttataattccatcattgagttcttaatatttctttatgattattaagaatctgttcgtaatctatgaaaaatccatatatctcattccatgggttcatgcatgctagtttatgatatattatgctattttcaagaaaatactatacttgttttacaagttcatgcaagcaagctataatttatgatatccatgtacaaacaagttatattcatgaaaaccatgggcagcaagtgccacttattttacatgttcatgattttgggagttgctttaattaccgaggaaggcttcagatagcctgaaactacgtagccaccgtaggatgaggatcgctccacccatgtcccggacgatctctcataatgactagatcctttcatattttattaaatctcatgtttcctggcaaggactgagtgttctgctggcgggacgcaagcaccagaccatggatcgatTATaggttattgctctccctacttatgatatttttaccatgttttatatatatgtatgtattcatgttcatgactaggtttcagttcttatcatgttattccatgtcccatgttatttctttcagttgctttacataccagtacattcaatgtgctgacgtccccttttattgccccggggcctgcatttcacgatgcaggtactgatatacaggacaacacatctgctcagtaggatagcattcgtatcagcttattggtgagccccatctcattcggggtttagtcaacttttgttttatgattagttatgcatctaaggtatgctgggggccttgtcccagtaagtatgtttttcagtcagactcatgatagaggtttcataaactAGACAAGTTAGTTATGTTATGTCCGACATTCGGAgtagtatagccattttggctcattcatgttatttccgcactcgtgtttaaacaagtatttttattaagtattatgacttactacgttttataaaggctcatcatgcattcgcgttatattccgctcatgatgattcagcaagccatgtggttcgctcggtcacatgcagtaaggcaccgagtgccgtgtttcgcccaggccatggttcggagcGTGACAGTGACTTTTGAAGTGATATATGTTAAGTGACATTAATTATTgtcacaaaaaaagaaaaaaagattgcGCTaaataatctatatctatatataatagaaagctaggcatagacaaagtgaggtgacacctctctatggccagcaattccatttatcttttttctcctaattttggcatcccccccccccccccccccccctcccttttttTCCCCATTTATGTGCTATTTTTAAAAGCTCAAAAGTCACTCAAATTGAATTTTAATGTTGTTTAAATCGAGTAATTGCTCATTCTCATGTTTCTTCCCTATTAAATCTCTGCACGAATACACCCACATCCCTTGCCCATTAAATTAACTAATAGCTCGGGAAAAATTAAGTACTTTGAACAATTTGATGAACTCTTAGAGGCCGACAGACATTACTGGTAAGATACCGAAAGAATTCAATATTATCACTCTAAGTATATTTACAATAGTTGTAGAGCTAAACGAGCGCcatttatcatgttactattaaAAGAATTACtctattaattttttaaattagaaAGTGATATTATAAGTAATATAGATTGTGTAATAGAGCAAGCTCTATTTATCATAAAAATTATGGTTATTTTGAATTAtataatttatatttttataaCCATTTATCATGTCCCTACATGTAGAAATATTCTAAAGTTATAGAATAACTAACTCTATAATTTTATAACAAGAGGTTATtgcaattaattaattttaagatTTTGCTAAAAGAGGCTCATCGTAGGCTAATTACACTGTCTACCGGTATTATAAATGCCTTCTTGGTTGACCGATTGTTGTTATACACGAAACTTAAAAACCCCCAATCTtccattttttcctttttacttAAAATCATAACACATGATTATTTATTGTGCTCAATATTAGTAATTTAGATTATTTGATACGCTGAGACACTGAAAGGTgagaagaaaaaataataaaggaTATAGTGGAAGAAATGTGCCTTTTCTGGAATAGGAGTTTATTCGAGGCAGTAAGATTTTAGGGAGGCATTAAGGAATagaaatggtaaaaaaaaaaaaaatgggaatgACAGGAAAAGAAAATTAAAGGGGGGAGGAAAAAAATAGATAACAGAAATGTAATTCAATGTACAAATACTGCAACTTTGAGTTCCCAATAATTTAaacgtttttttttgttttttttaatgatTTAAACGTTCATGTATATATGAAAATTGCACATACATGCACACTTATTgtttttcttttatctttttttaattatatgctaatgaaaaatgatgttcatctaataaaaatatattcatatttaTTATTTAATAAATTGTGTATAAATTTAGAAATCATATTAATATACATGAATTTTTTCATCTATATGATGTACAATAAATTCATACATTATAAATTTACTAATTTTATTTATAACCGCGCTTCTGCTTATAATTGAGTGACTTTTAGAGTACTGAATTTCTAAGTATTTTAAGAAACCGTGATCTTCCCAACTTCTTTTCACCCAAAACACCTTGCGAGAGGCGGAGTCAGAattcgaagcttgtgggttcggggttctaattctttaaagctACTGGGTTCTAAGTTAATagtttgtacatatttgacaaaaaatttaatataaatatatgattcGGGAAAAAACTACTGGGTTCGATTGAACCCACGCCCGAAGGGCTAGCTCCGCCCGCTGCTTGCGTCCTTCTAGTCTTTGCATAAGTTGCAGTATGAAATGAAGTTTCCGTCGTCAATGCACATTGCCAGAATAATTGAGGTGCGTGTTTTTAAATCTCTTCGCGGAACTAAACAAAACAAATTGAGGGAAAGGAATGTGACAACACTTTTCCTTTCAAAGTAAGAAAGATGCCTCTAGCTCCAACCGCCGGATTACACGTTCTTCATGTGCCAAAAAAAGTTATAGCACAATTAAAGGTGCTTTAGTTTTTCAACGAATTAGTAACTTAATCTAGCTAACTAGTGGCAGGATGATACGAAATGCGACGTGTTTGGAAGGGAATGCTTGGACCCTACATTCTGAAATGTAAACATGTGGAAAGTTCATGGGATAACAAAAAGTGATGAACATGGCCAAAAGTTCATAAGGCTACTTCAAGTTGGGGCATTTTAGAATTAAGTTCAAGAATATATTCcccctttctttttttaaaagatACCATATCGAGTATCTGGTCCGCCTAATTTAGATTTTTGTTGCGTAAAGTTTATTAAAGCGAAAAAAACTTCCTATTAGGAATTTCTCCATTCTCAGCTCGAACTCTAACTCTGAGACCTCTAGTATCCCGTCCATCCTATCACAATATTCCTTAATGATATATTATTCTTGTTGTTGATGGACTGACTCTTGCTTGTTTGCTGTGTTTGTTTGTGATTTTGCTGCTCCGATTATTTCTAAACTTGCTGTACAAAAAGACTACAGGTAACTGAAAACAGAATTCATGTCTTTGCATCCACAAACCATAGCTAAGAGAAGTATAGGAAATTACCTTTTATGCCTTTAAATAAATGAGGTATAAATATATCAGTACAGAGCAAGAATTTTGTAAGCAGACCGGGTTGTGTAGTCTTTTGGGAGTATTATTCTTTCCATTTGTAACCATAAATAACTTATAAGGTAATTATAGGTAAATCTATAAGAAAAAACATTAAATAGTAACCTGACAAAAATGGTAACTTACTACATCGACGGTGTAAATGGCATCCTCACTTTTTGCTGGCACGATTCGTTTCTTTTCTCTTGTTGGGTGTCTCCCGTGATTTAGGAGCTGgttggacatgatttcatctcaaaTCACGTCTGaaaatgcaatttgaatttcttaagttacagttttttttataaacataaaaacctcacaagttgtgaaaatcatCAAATTTTTCCCAATTCTgatacaatcttatcaaatgagtaaatcatagttcataataaaattaatacgctactagaaagcctttaaaaaaaatacaacattaattaatcaaactttagttcaataaaaaggaaaatttaacatgaatagtaatgtaaatACTCTTTAATACAATCCTCTcacatggtaaacatgattggtaaatgtattttaccaacttgcagattaatatttaacacaaatggttggtaaacatgactggtaaatatatctaccaacttatgatttttttttttacaaaatataaacgcatgggtcaaattttacatttatattttttgaaattatgatttcaaatcccaaatcatgcctttttggatgatttgggatttcatctcatgagatgaaatcagaaaTGAAATCGCATGTCTAAACACCTACTTAGTTAGAAAGTATTCTAAATTTACACATTCACATAATTTAGTTTCCAAATTAGTAATTCCTATAATTAATTGTTACTGTAATATTAAATGTCTGGATGACTAAACAGCTATATTTAGCATTAGGAGAACGAGTTATAACTTGTTAAAAACGAGGATTTCAGTTATTCTCGGTTGAATGTCTCCACGTTGACACAAACTCAACGATATTAACGGTTTTCCAATTGTTTCTCACTACAAGTCTCATTGGTCCTTGGTTCTCTGGTTCTTTTGCACCTTGCCACTTTCATTCCCCAATCTtgcaaaaaaggagaaaaataataataatactgaAAAAGACACAAAAACCAGAAATCAACCAAACAAGTAAATTTCTTTTCCTCAGTTAACAAATGAAAAATCCTGAAATTTACTCGGAAAATTCCATTACTGGGACGAAGATTTTCCTGAAATAGTATGGACATTTTTCGTGTTATGATCAAAACATGCCTTTTTTGTATCGTTTTCTTGATCCATTACCCCGCGACAATAATTTCGGTTACGCATACTGAAGCCTTATTGAAGCTGAAAGAATCATTTACAAATGCGGAGGCCTTGGATTCTTGGAAACCTGGGACAGATCCATGTGACAAAAATAATCGTTGGTCGGGTGTCGTTTGTCAGAAACAAATTGTTAGTGGAGTTCTTCTTGGAGAAATGAATTTATCTGGAAATATAGACGTTGAGGCATTATCACAATTACCTGGTCTACGAACACTTAGTTTTGCAAGCAATTCATTTTCAGGACCAATCCCTGAATTCAATCGAATGGGTGCTTTAAAAGGCCTTTATTTATCTGCAAATCAATTTTCTGGTGAAATTCCATCGAATTACTTCGATAAAATGCAGTCTTTGAAGAAGTTATGGCTATCTGGCAACAAATTTACTGGTGAAATTCCATCATCAATAATGCAACTTCAACATCTCATTGAATTGCATCTTGAGAACAATCAGTTTTCAGGTCCAATACCATCTTTGAACCAGTCGACATTACTCTCACTGGATCTTTCCAACAATAACTTGAAAGGAGAAATCCCGGTTACATTGTCAAAATTCAACGCGAGTTCATTCAAAGGAAATTCCGAGCTTTGTGGTGAGAAATTAAGCAAACCTTGTAATCAGGCCCCCACAAATAATAACACAAATGAAATTCGTCGAAATTCGGATAGCAATTCGAAAAGCATATCAATGTGGATCATGATATCATCAATTGTTCTgttaataatcatgatcataggAATATACTTCATGTGCCGGTACCAACAAAGTCGCCGCGCTGCAATTGAAAGTTTTGAGGAGCCATCACTCGGGAGGCGAATTTCAAGTGATAGCAAAAAATCATTCGAGTTGAGTCGACGTGGCAGCTCTATACGCAGAGGGTCGATAACTGGAAAACGTGTTGGTGATTTAACAATGGTGAATGATGATAAGGGTGAGTTTGGTTTAGCAGATTTGATGAAAGCTGCTGCAGAGGTATTAGGGAATGGGCCATTGGGTTCATCTTATAAGGCCATGATGGCAAATGGACTGACAGTTGTGGTAAAAAGGATTAAAGAAATGAACAAGATAGGAAAAGATGGTTTTGATGCTGAGGTTAAGCGTTTAGGAAGATTGAGACACAAAAATGTTCTAACACTTTTGGCTTACCATTATCGCAAGGAAGAGAAGTTGTTTGTGTATGAATACATTCCAAAAGGCAGCTTGCTGTACATATTGCACGGTAAAGTACCTAGCtcttaattttataaaatcaccCTATATCTACAATATTTTCTATATCTGTAGTGTATCTCTTAAAAGTTTTTTGCCTGTGTACGCTAGATTAGACATGGCTTATAGGATGCAACTTTGTTGAATCATTCTGTAGTTTTGTACATGTGCTTAGAAGTAGGAGGCCAGAAGCCAAAAATTTCTACAAGTCATATGTTAACAATGTATTCGTAGTCTAGCTGTTAAAGAGTGTTTCATATTATTTGAGGGAATGGGAAGCAGTCTTCTTTGTATAGTATTAGGCGATCTACacatccatgagctatcttttaAGTGAGGTCCAAGGTCCATTTGCTTCAGAAGTTATCAGTGTCAGACTCGTCTTCATTCTTGATTTCCCAATATAGGGCCCTCATGTTATATTGGGATTATCCAAACTATATGCTTTTTACAATGCCGCTCTTTGAATTGTATTCACGTTAATACAGTGGGCTAAGTTTCTCCTTTAAAAGTGCTTAGatgatttaacaaaaaaaaaaaaaaaagaagaagaagattcaGCCCACTATACCTCAAAAAGGTCATTTCTACAACTGTCTAGTTATATTCACCATGCACCAGATGTCAAGTCTTGGGTGGAAGTGTTAAGTGTCTCATATTAGTTGAAGACTTGAGCGAATATGTTGTTGTCTCCTTATATGAGTTTGAGTTATCCTTACCTCATGAACTAGTTTTTGAGGTTTAATTAGGCCAAAGATTCATTTTCTTCGCACTAGTTTGTGCATGATTACTTTGTGATGTAACTTGTAAGTATTTCTTATAAAGATTGCTGCATTCTTTATAAATGATCACAGGTGATAGAGGGCTTGCCCATGCTGAGCTCACCTGGCCAGTGCGTCTAAAGATTGTACATGGAGTCGCTCAAGGATTAAATTATCTTCACACTGAACTTGCTTCTACTGATTTGCCTCATGGCGATTTGAAATCGAGTAATATACTCATAAACACAGACCACGAGCCGATACTCACAGGTTACGGATTCTGCTCCTTAATGAACAACGCTCACGCAGTTCAAGCACTAATCGCGTTCAAGTCACCAGAGGCAGTACAGAATCACCAAGTGACACCCAAATGCGATGTTTATTGCCTTGGAATTGTGATTCTCGAGATAGTGACGGGGAAATTCCCGTCCCAATATCTTAATAATGGCAAAGGAGGGATTGACATAGTGCAATGGGTGAAATCCGCAATTGCTGAGGGAAGAGAAGTTGAATTATATGATCCAGATATAATAGTAAGCGCGAAAGATTCAATTAGTTCAATGAAGGAACTGATTCATATTGGTGCAGCTTGTGTAGAGAGTAATCCGCAACAGAGGATAACTATTAGAGAAGTCATTAGGAGGATTGAGGAATTAATGCAACAACAAAGTATTCAAGGCCAAACAGGCCAAACAACAACAACGCCTCAGTCTCAAACAGGACAAACGATTGAGATAGTGCCATCTCTAAAAGATGGATGTGCTGAAATACCATTGTCACAATCCCAACAAGGAACACCTAATAATTAGGAGTTAGGCCACTCCGGTAATTCAAGACGTGGTTAATGTTGCAGCTTCTCCTATGGTCGTCAGACTATTGatagttttttttcttcttctttttaaggTTCGTTAACTAGGGATAGTACATATATTACTAAGTTTTCGTTTCATTTTGtgtatttttctcttcttttttcttttcctattTTAGATGTCCCATTACCTCCCCTTGTAGAACAAGAAATGATAGGAGCAGCTGCGTCCTGTGGAGAGATGAAAGAGCTTAAAGCTTGCTTTAGAAATGTCAATGCAATACAATTTCCTCTTTCTATTTCATGTCGAGTACTAACTCTTGTATAACAAAAATTTCTGAAGTACGAAATGCGATTACTTTCTCATGTGACTGGACAATAGGGATTTATATAGCCGCTAATTTTTTGGGATCGAGGCATATTAGTATTTGCATGTTTATTTTTTTCACATAATAAATAGAGAAGTACGCAAGACCGAATCGATAACTACAACATAATTCAAAGTAGTGACACTGGTTGAATTATTGGGACAAAAGCTCTCGCAAAGTTTAGGCGTCGGACGGACTATTATAACCTTTCAAAGCCTCGTTTTGAAGTGCCACTAATGAAGTATTGGGCTTCTTTGATTCCAAAGATCACCCTTTCTATTGGG
The nucleotide sequence above comes from Lycium barbarum isolate Lr01 chromosome 3, ASM1917538v2, whole genome shotgun sequence. Encoded proteins:
- the LOC132633517 gene encoding pollen receptor-like kinase 3, which codes for MDIFRVMIKTCLFCIVFLIHYPATIISVTHTEALLKLKESFTNAEALDSWKPGTDPCDKNNRWSGVVCQKQIVSGVLLGEMNLSGNIDVEALSQLPGLRTLSFASNSFSGPIPEFNRMGALKGLYLSANQFSGEIPSNYFDKMQSLKKLWLSGNKFTGEIPSSIMQLQHLIELHLENNQFSGPIPSLNQSTLLSLDLSNNNLKGEIPVTLSKFNASSFKGNSELCGEKLSKPCNQAPTNNNTNEIRRNSDSNSKSISMWIMISSIVLLIIMIIGIYFMCRYQQSRRAAIESFEEPSLGRRISSDSKKSFELSRRGSSIRRGSITGKRVGDLTMVNDDKGEFGLADLMKAAAEVLGNGPLGSSYKAMMANGLTVVVKRIKEMNKIGKDGFDAEVKRLGRLRHKNVLTLLAYHYRKEEKLFVYEYIPKGSLLYILHGDRGLAHAELTWPVRLKIVHGVAQGLNYLHTELASTDLPHGDLKSSNILINTDHEPILTGYGFCSLMNNAHAVQALIAFKSPEAVQNHQVTPKCDVYCLGIVILEIVTGKFPSQYLNNGKGGIDIVQWVKSAIAEGREVELYDPDIIVSAKDSISSMKELIHIGAACVESNPQQRITIREVIRRIEELMQQQSIQGQTGQTTTTPQSQTGQTIEIVPSLKDGCAEIPLSQSQQGTPNN